The Musa acuminata AAA Group cultivar baxijiao chromosome BXJ2-2, Cavendish_Baxijiao_AAA, whole genome shotgun sequence genome contains the following window.
tatatatatatatatgtatatatatatatatatatgtatatatatatatgtatatatatatatatgtatatatatatgtatatatatatatatatatatgtatatatatatatatatatatatgtatatatatatatatatatatatatatatacatgtatatatatatatatgtatatatatatatgtatatatatatatatgtatatatatatatatatatatatgtatatatatatatatatgtatatatgtatatatgtatatgtatatatatatatatgtatatatatatatatgtatatatatatatatatgtatatatgtatatatatatgtatatatatatatatgtatatatatatatacatatgtacatatatatatatacatatatatatatatatatatatacatatatatatatatacatatatatatatatacatatatatatatatacatatatatatatatatacatatatatatatatacatatatatatatatacatatatatatatatatatatatatatatatatagagatagagagagagagagacatcgagTCGACTCTGTAAACTCGAGGTCGACTCGGACGAGCAACCGATTGTACCGAGTCGACTCACGAGTCAACCCGAGTCCATTAGATTTACGTTTTGGAGATCGAGTCAACTCGCTTGGTCTTGATCGCATGATTCTGCGGTCCGGATATCTTTCGATTTGATTCGGGTAACTGTGCGTGTAGGCACACAGGAAGGAGCATCAGCCGGTGATAAAGGGGTCATCGGCAGCGAGAATATCGGTCGGTAATAACCGACCACAACACGTATCCATGGCATTCATACCGGAGAGGAACAAGATATTGTAGACCTACTTCGTTGAGAGCAAGCAACAACACAGGGATGATGGTGATTGTATGTTGTATAATCGTTAAACAATATTCGACTGGATGGCCCCGATGGATGTGATTCCGTGGACCGCAGCCTTCACGATCCATTTACTCATGCGCACAGTGTTCCGCACCGAAACACAGTTTGGTCGCGTTGCGTTTGACCAAATACCGATGGAACATCTTTTTGAATAGATAAGACGTGACATGAACCGACAACAGTCGTCGGTGGTAGGTGAACAGCAGCGCCGGGTGGAGACGAGGAAATAATGACCTGGTTATTCCTGTTGCATGGTACGTTGGTACCTACCTCGGTTACGTCTGTGATCCCAATAATTACGCTGCGCGAGCTTAGCTGGTTCGATCCAAATAACGATTGTTATCTTGGACCTCGAGCATCGTGGGAAGTAAAACCTGCTTATGGATCGATCGTCTTACTTACTCTCAATCTCGTCGTCGGACAGGACGAAACGATGCCACTTGATTAGGAATTGAATACGTATAATACTCCTCGAGAGTTGTATGTGCTGAACGAACACATCAGTGCTTCCTTCAATTAAATCTTTGGATTTTTTGCATACAAGGTGCAAATATAATGTTCTAGACACTCCCCACccctcaaaaacaaaaaaaaaaaaaaaaaaacctatctTTAACCTTGTGTTTCGTCCAAAACGTGATCAGGAAACTACGCAGCTCGTGGAAGACTCCTCGATACTCGATGTCTGATCCGATTCAAGTGGAAGATGCAGTTGTTGCATGCCCTTCTTCGCAGCCTGTGGAGTGGTAGTAAAACTGGACATGACCTATCTTAGGCCAAACAAGCAACCATAATCCAGTCTCTTGGATGTGCGATCGATCAACGAGCGCACAGAAACCTGGCTGTCAGCGTCCCGATCCATTGTTTGGATGTATAGAAGTTGGCCTTTAGTTGCACCAACGCATCCATACAAGACAGCAACTATATaaagtttgaaaggctgctgctCTACACGCTTGCTTGCTTGGCCAACAGCCGAACAGAACCCGGTGGACAGCGATCCATCGGACATCGTCGGAGACCTACGACCGAGGTGCAATGACTACACCAGCCTATGTCTCAGACCGAGAATGTGGGTGAGGCAATCAAGCCTGTAGAGGACAAGGTCATCATAATGCTCAAAACTCGAGGGATCAGGGGGGACACTTGCACCAGGGAAGATGTTGGGATCATCAGGTCTTTTCTTTGCCCTTGAGATGATCAATCTGACTCGAAACCTCCTAATTTCTCATGCTAATATGATGGATACTGTCGCTCCATATATACATCCTTTTTTGCATCCGCATGATGTGCTACAACCTCCTACTAACATAAGAGAGCTACAGCTATATATCTTATGATCTACATCACATTTACTGCCATCTTTATGACTGTCGACCTCTATGTATTTCTCATGTAACTATTGAAACGTGTAAGATAGCAATCAAGATTAACACAACCTGATTCTCTCTCCGATAACAGAAAACCAAATTAaagacctcacctcacctcacctctacATCGACGGCAGTTCATACAAAATAGAAAACACAGCTAAACAACGCTACCCTGATGAAATACATAATGATGTTCGATCGATCACTCTCCCATAACGCAAAACACCTCTCCGCGAAGAACTACGAGGCCTCTACAATCTATAGAGAATCTGTTGTAGCTTTCATTGAGTTGAGAACCAGAGATGTGTTTAACTCGTAAACGAGTGCTTGGTGCTGGTGTTTCACGTTCTCCAAATATCATCGCGACAATTACTATGATTCGGAAAGAAAGCAAATCCTCTTCCCATATGTGTCGCCAAATAATTTAGGTTACACCGATATAGTTCGAGCGGCTTTACAAGACTCACGGGTTCTTCAATTGAtaaagttttctttctttctaataACTCAGACTGTCATTTGATTTTGCATACTGCACACATAGTTTGTACTGGAATATTATGTATTAAGTATATTTTGCAGTAATGCAGTTTAACACGACAAGTGAAAAGTGAAAGGAGGAGTTGATGTATAACATGCATGCACGGGCTAAATCCAGAAAGCAGTGTGTCCTTAATCTCTCGATACCACTCTCCTCGAAGAACTTCAAAGAAAAGACATTTAATTTCTATTTGATTAGTTTTTCCTGTCCCATCGTGTAACCGCACGCGACTCCACAAAGAGAAATGCGGCTTGATATATCTACAGCAGTAACTCGCCCTGTAATTTGATTGCAGAAAAGAACATAGGAATCACATATATCACATCTGTACAGGGAAATTATTTTAGACGCTATTCGTAGATAAGCTTACGGTTAATCGTAaagtatagatagatagatgcctTTGGTCCCACTAAATTTTGCATCAGGTTGCCTCCTTTCTTTGACCCTCACACGTGTCTAGTCTCTTAATAATGCTGACTACAGATGATTTGTTTTTGTTTAATTTATATCAGAGGACTGTGCTCTCAAATCATTTGACATTACCAATAAGTTACGAGTGCAGATAGCCTACGACTCATGGAGTCCTTGCTCGATGGGAGCCTAAAAATCGTGTAAAGAATTTAGTCTACCAAAGGATCAGAAGCGTATAGTACAAGATATTCTCTGTGTGTAGTGCGACGGTCGCTTTTTGAATGTGCTCACATAAATTACAGTCTTTTCTCATTTGTATTTGTATATTAGCTTTACCACATCCACATTCTTCTTCTCGCACTAAATACTTGGGTTTTCTCCCTCCACCTTGCCTTCCTTTTTGCTgcaccttcctctctctctctctctctctctctctctctctctctctccagctaAGGGTTTGGTTATGCCTCTCCACGCTTTTCCTTTGATTTGCTCTCAGCCGATAGGAGAAGTCTCAAAACTCTCATTTTTGTAATTTCGTCACTGCAGTTGCTTGGATTCTGGAAAAACTGATCagatctgcttctgcttctgccgcTGGAAAGAGGGCTCAGCCGAGGGCAAAAGATACTGACTCCTCTGAGCAAATCCCCCGCCAGATCTCAGAGAGGTATACTTGCGCTTCGCTTTATTCTATGTTCGTCAACAGTGATTTCTACACGCATGCAGAGAGATTATCATATCTAGGATTTCACTTGTTTGTACCGTTTCTTTTTCTATTGTCTCATCGTCATTTGAGTATATTTATGATGACCGCAATCATGAGAGGAAGTGCACAACCCTGGCCATACTGATCCGTGTGCTGACTCACATCAGCAGCATGCTTCAGGCTGCCACTAGATTTTAGAGATCTGAAGAGCTTGcaacatggaaaaaaaaaattggttCCGATCATTCTTCCTCGAACCCTATCCCTAATATTGAACATCATGAGCAGGCCCTCGAGGGGCCAGCAGCCGTCCATCGATTGAAATCAGATCAATCTAGCAGATTTTTCCCCAAAAAAGTAAATGAAAAAAAGTATATACCGTTCTCGGTGTATGCAGTCGGGTAATGGCATCATCAAGTTCTTCCTCCAACTCTCCTTGTGCTGCCTGCAAGTTCTTGAGGAGGAAGTGCATGCCGGGCTGCATCTTTGAACCCTACTTTCCCCCGGAGGAGCCGCAGAAGTTTGCCAATGTCCACAAGGTATTTGGGGCCAGCAACGTGACCAAGCTCCTCAACGAGCTGCTCCCTCACCAGCGGGAGGACGCCGTCAACTCTCTGGCCTACGAGGCGGAAGCCCGGGTTAAGGACCCCGTCTACGGCTGCGTCGGCGCTATCTCCGTGCTCCAACGCCAGGTCCAGAGGCTCCAGAAAGAGCTTGATGCTGCCAATGCCGAACTCCTCCGTTATGCCTGCAACGAGATCCCCATGGGGTTAACCGTTCCGCCAACTATGGCGTCGCCGATGATGGACTACCCAAGAATCGAGTACTGCAGGAGGACTGGCACTGATGGAGGAAGTCCATTATGCCCGGCTCCTGCATTGGCACTGCCCAGCCTTCCTCCGTGGTCTGGAAACGACTTTCCAGGAGATCATGAAAACAGCAATCCTGTGGCGATGCAGATCACAGCATGTGAACTCCAAAACGATCACAAAGCAACCAACCTAAGCTCTTTACGGTAACTATAGCAGTATATATATGTTGGTTTTTGATCCTGATTATGTATTGGATTTATGGCCATGTCACGATGCACAATGATTAGAGGGCACCGCCGTACCTTTGTTAGGGAACTTGCTACATATGTAAATGCAGCCGTTATCTTCTTCCGAATATTATTAGATGGCTGGATCGGCTTTGGATTTCGGGTGAGGGAAGTTGGCAGTGAAGCCGAGGATCGTTCCCACATGTTGAATCACACTGTGTTCCCCATCTCAGCATATGAAGGACGATAAAGGTGACATCCCTCGTAATGGTAAAAATCATTCTCGATTATCAtaagaattttatgatatattgcTTGGTCTCATTTCTGAAACATTTTCTTGTCGATCGGTCATGTTATGCTACGCACGCATAGGATTCATTCATGTTGTGCACGACGAGTCTGGTGTGTGCCTTTGTCAAGTATGAATGAAataggattttgaattgtgattatGGGGCATAACATATAGGCCGTGCCTCCTTTTTCCCTCGACGACAATAAATCAAGAGCTCGTCTTGTTTGTCGGTCGATCGTTCTACCTTGCATTTGCTGATCCAGACATGTTGAAAAATCTTACCAAGGCACTGATCGATGGATGGCAAAATGTTTTGAGTTTTTCACGACCAGTGCGTCATGTGATCTAATAATGATCACAACGATTAATTGGATTACTTACGAGAATGGCTGCAAATTTGACAGGTAGAGtcattaagcaaaaaaaaaaacaaaaagggagatttgagaaggaggaggaggaggcatttATGAGAAGGATGTGAACTTGTGGGGGTTGAAAATATGAAGTCGGAGGCAAAGCCACCACATACCTTCGCCAATGTAACGCGGAGACTGTAGCACGTTTGTCCGGCAGTCTGATTCATCGTCATGCAATGAATAGCCTTGGAACTGTTGGCACTGTACGAGAGCGTTTTGGCTTTATCCGAAGAAAAAGCATTCTTGTTAGGTATCGGTCATGTTGCACCAGTGATGTATATCATACAAAGATAGATACCAATGGTTACGTCCGAAAGTTGCTCTAAGGTCAAGACTAACATTCCTCCAGCAACAAGTATGCTCGACGGAGTCCATATATTAGTGTTCAAAATTCATAGAGgcatctctcctctctctctctctctctctgtctctctctcagcTCCCCGTCTTCCCATGCGGACACAACATCTGTTTGCTATATCATACGATGACTGCAATAGAACTAACCAGCGATCTTAAACAAAAAGGGTATTAACCAACAACACTTGAACAAGTGGGAACACACTGCGCTGGCAACTTTTGGCAGTAGAAAAATTGGGAATTCAATTATTTGATGATGTATTGAGGAATTAGACTGAATTCAATTAAACTCTTTAGGTTCTCAACCACCGGTTATGTATCTGTGGGCCGAATCGGTGATCGCTAACCTTCCACTAGGAGTTCCTATCATGAATACTGTGCCGTGTATGTGTGCGAGATGGACCTCCAAAGTTGACGGTTGATTTGAAAGATAGGTCTTTAGCTTTATTGACTTGCAAAAGTTGGCAAACAACGCCGGGGGCAGTTCAAcacctcttttttcttttccttttttttttttttttgttgtgccGTGGTTTAAATTGTTCCTTGTTGTTCGTAAACAATCTTCGATATTTAACGGAGAAGTCTGTTCTGTATACTCGGTGAAGTAGGCGTGCTGTTTGCTTCTTAGAAATCATAACTCCACGCTCACCTACTCACCATCATTATATCATGAAAGGAAAGTAGATCGTCATCATGCATCGGTCTTAGAAAGGACAAGGAAGCATGCAGGAAAAAGATACCGATGATCTACAAAGAAGAATCTGCCTGGGTATTCAACTGTGATTCCGTGTGGTTCAGAACTGCGCGTGCAGGAGGCTGCACTTGGAGTGAAAGCAGCCACAAATTTCCGGAACCATGAAGTCAGTTCCAGCATCAAGCTTTATCATCACCTTGCAAGAACAGACTTGTTGATCTTCTCGAGGAGAAGCAAAGCCAGAGACAGATTGAGAAATGCTAGCTGACCGGCAACTGCATCTGCAATCCTGACGAAATCCAGACGAGGTGGGAAGAGGCCGGAGGAGCATTCAAGGCACAAATCGTTGCTCGGGGAACTATAGGTTCGTCGaatgttttcctttttatgtaatgactatatatataattaatattcttaGCAAATACTAAGTTCCATTCTTCGTCAACATCTCCAAGATATAATTCAGAGATTTACTTAAGAGGATGGATCGATCGACCTAATGGATACGGTGATTGTGGGACGATCATGAACCGATGTACGCGCGCTTTATTAAAGTAGGTATAGCTGGTAACGATGTCCATTAAAGCTCGATTGAGATTGTGACGCTCATCATTGAATGTTAGGCTGCtgtaatctctccttctctttacTTCTCTTGGGTCGCATTTTACAATGATAACCTCCATTAGGCCAAGTATCCGAGAGGGtcatccctccctccctccctcccagaAAGCTCGCAGCTGATACAAAGATTAATGAATAATTACGTGAACGCGTAAGTCATTTCTGTTATACGGAGAGAGACATAAAAAAGTATTCTTCTTTTCTCGGCCGCACACTGATTTATACTATCTTTGTGTATCGACGCTGACACGACAGATCAAAATTCATGAGGCCGTTCTTGTTTTAGTTGTATCGGTGGACAAGATCGGAAACTTGCAAGTCAAGAAACGAAACTGGAGTCTCTGAGGAAAGAGAGAGTTTTCTTCTTTGGCGGGCTTTTGCCGCTGGGAGGGAGAGGGAGGTCACATCCATCACAGTGGTAGGGGTATTCCTCGGAGGGCCCTGACTTCTTCCTCGATCGTCTCCCTTCCGTCCTCACAGCACTCTGGAGACTGCAGACTTTTTTGTCTGCTCCCGGCACATGCACGCCGGTAGTCGGAACAGCACGAGCGCCCTGCCCtatgatttcttttctttctctttccaatTCATGTTGCTGCAGCTGTTACATAGATAGGCTTGCTTCCGTTTCGTGTGACCATACGCATGCCAACTTATACGACGACGACGCATGAAGCCCACCGACGTGGTGGGGTAGCAACAACTTATACCATGCCAACGCATGAAGCCCACCTACGTTCATTTATACTattctatatttatttattatatatctaggccatacaaaatatttttatagtattacatacatttatttatttatttaaatataaaagtatatatttacttttaaataaatattaaaaatataattgtatCGAACAATACTTGCATCgatgcatatttaaaatataatttttatatattatttattaaatatttaaaatatttcataactatacattcattcaaaaaaaaaaatctaaatattatacATCTAAAATACAAATGTTCCCAAAGACTCCGGTTGGCATGTAAAACGGGCAATACTGGGCCAAGCCCAACGTCGACTTGATGCGCATCAATAGACAACAAACGAGGCTCAACCCAACCCAAACTCCAAACTCCAAACTCCAAACTCCAAACTCCAAACTCCAAACTCGGTTGGGAAACCAAAGGGGTATCCGCAACTTGGGCGGCAGGCTCGTTCCTCGTAATAAGCTGCTCCGTTTCACCGGACCGCCGATCTGCGAGGGAGTCCTTGTCCTCTTCCACACATCAAAACGGTGGGCGATCCGAGAAGGCCGACGCCAGAAGATGGCGGGGCCGGAGCAGGACGACGGTTGCGGTGGAGAGTTCGAGAGAGATCGGCAAACCCATGCCTCTTCATCCTTCGTGTGGGACGACGGTTCGAAGCTTTACTACCACGCCAGGTCCGGATTCTCTCGGTTATCGCCAGTTGAAGggtttccttttcttctctttcctcTTACCCACCCCCCCGCCCCCCGCCCCCCCTTTTTTCCTTCGTTCTAGGGTTTTGCTCCAACGAAAGCCAGGTTCCCCATCTCTATTTGTTTCTATGATGTTGGGCTTTTTTCCCTCTTGTTTCGTAACTGTTGAGTCGCTGCAATAATTCTCGCTTACATAGGTTCCACTTCTTTATTTCGCATTTTGGTTTTGTTTATGGAATTTTTAGATAGTACACAAGAATGATAATATATTGAGAAAATTTTGCTAGTtcgttggaaaaaaaaaaaaaaaaggaacctgGCACCGACAAAAGTGTTAAAATTTAGATGTGGTTGAAGCAAGGATGAGGTAGAGAAAGCATAAAGGTGTGAGACTCGTTGTTAAAACAATGCAAACATCTTTAAGTTCATGCATTGAAGTTGGCATTCCTGTGCGGTTTGCAGCTTTCACTTAGGCCCTTGGAGAGTTTGTGCAGTAGTTCTTTGGTAGCCAAATTAGGAAAGAGAAGTAAGAAGATGATTTGACCAGGGAAACATTAGAACAGATACCTAGGAGATTTTTGATGATTATAAAACATGGGCGAAGTTTTAAAGTTGCATCCATCACACTATCAGTTCTAGTTTTTTAGCCATTTGTGTTAGCTCAGGATATAAAATGAGTCTGTGCATTCACTTTCTTAACCTTAGTGCAAATTTTAGTATCTTGCTTTGCTTTTATGCTTAAATGTTCGACTAATTGTTATAGCGATCTTCACTTGGCCGGTATTCAAGTTTCTTCGGTTCATTCTGTTGCAGTAGTGGGTTTTATCATGATCCCAGTGCTGGATGGTACTATAGCAGTAGAGATGGTCTTTATTACACATTTGAAGATGGAAGATACATTCCACTGCCATGCGATGAGGTAAATTTTAGAAATATTGTGTAATTTCTTATTATTAATGAGTCAGTTTGTAAACATGTTGTCTTTTTATTGGTCTCAGACAACTTTGAGAAGGAACGATAtcagttttaagttttaacatTCCATTTGACGTCTGCCTGGTCACCTGTTTGGTGCCAGTATACTTCAGCATTGCAATGCAATTAGATATTCCAACTCTGCCATTAGATTTTCTTCCTTGTGTCACCATAGAAGTGTTAATTTCTTTGATGCTCACTCATGTATTTTTTGCCTCTTTTCTGAAGAACGGCAAGGAAACTCAAGCTCTTGAAAATGCAAGATGTGATTCCCCTTGGACCACTCAAGATAAGGCATGTATGTGCTATCCAAGTGCAAATTTCTGCATCTTTATAAACAAAAATTTGTGATTTTTTTCTCCTGGTTATACACAAGATGTATGTAACATCTTGGCCAGGCTTCGGGCTACATAATATGTGCATAAGTAGCACATTGCTTTTTTTGTTTTGCATGATAAAATTGCATATTCAGGGTTGCTATAGGTGAATGATATTCGTGACATTATAGTTTGTGCTCTTTCAGTCTTTGGATCAAAGTTGATCCATCATATGGAATATAAACACATGCATAGCATCTCAAACTCGATAAAAATGTTAATTTAGTTCTTTTTGCTCTCAGCTGGTGTAGAAGAAAACCCAACAGCTGATGGGATGGTATATCCACCATCAGAATGGTATGCTTTGTCCATTGTTATGGCTTATCATGTTCTTATCGCAAAATTGTTTTCCTTATCATGGGCTTTGTAACTTATTGATGTTAATTGCTTGATGAAGGTTAGAAGAAACGCTGATTGATCTCTATTTGTCTGGTTGTTCCAACCGAAATGCCCATGCTGATGTCTCATCAACTTGTCTGCAAACAGATGGTATGCATTTAATTGATCAGATCCAGATAACttcaattatttttttcatataacTGGAGAGCACTCTGGGAGCTATAGTATGAACATTTATTATTTGTTGATTAGAATTTTTAATATTGAAGAGAAGATAGGTCGGCAGTAATGGAAAACTATATTAGCTAGCTTCATATAATTTTCCGATTATTTTGACAATTATTTGTGGCAAGTATATGGTGGGTGGTCATCAGGGGATATGGAAGAATATGATGTTTAAACTATGTTTATGTTCTGGTTCTAAGTTAGTGTGCTGTGTTTCCTGGCATTATTTAGGTTAGTACAAACTTTTTGCAGCAGTTGGATCATGGAACATAATAACCTTTTTCttgttattattgtaaacctgatAGAATGGCCTTTTTCATTTAGCaaagtttttttttctgaaattttatTCACAATGCAGATGCGTCATCAGAGGAGAAAAACTGGCAGGCTCAATATGGTCAAGTAGTTAGATCTGATGATGAGGGCATGCCGTGTTTTCCAGTTGTTGATCTTTGGGACTGGGAGATGGTTACTAAACCTGTGAAGAAAAGCAACATAGTCTCCAAACTGATTGGCAGGACGGTTAGATGTTCTAACAAGCTGCATCCTTCTGTGTCTGCTGGTGGTCTTGTGAAAACTGCTGCCATCGATGCGGTTCATCTGGATCTGGTGCATGTTGCTTCAGGTATATCTCTTTCactcttttgatatataattctTTGTTGGAGTTAGTACTGGAACATGCAGCTTATGCTAAATTGTTGACTCCATCTAGAAGTATCTCCCTGCTCAAATGACCTCCCTTTTCTATGATTTGAATATTACTtcttatgcataaatttttttatgTACACTCTTGCCTGTATTGTATGGAATCCAGTCTTTAGATTTATATGTTCCTTTTCAGCTTATTACATATGATATTGCTGCCTATTCAGGTTCTACTACTATCATCACAATTATAAGATAGCTGTAATTAAACAGCTAAAGACGCTTAAGGCATATGTTTGTTACCATATTTCTCTAGTGCACCATATTGCAAAATGTGCTTGCTGTGCCAGCTGAACAACAAGGGTGTTTCATTTGAAGCTTAATTACCTCATGGGCAATAAAGATTTTGACCCTCACAGTGGGAGCCAGCTGAATTACCCACTCATATTGGAGTTGTTTTTTTGGTTTGAACTTTAGATATTTTGTTTTCTATATTTGTTCTCTCTGTAGATATGTCTATGGATTGCTGATCAGATAGTTTGTTGCCTTCACCCTCCTATTTCCAGGAAAGGTTTACCGGTTGAGGAGCCCAAACAGAAGATACTTGGCTTCTATATCAACATTTGATTCTTCCAACCCCACAAAGGATTGGGGTTTTCCTGATTTGTATGCCAATTTTCAGAGTGTTGTGTTTCACACATTGGATCCAAAATGCCAATCCTATCTTGCAAATGAAGTCATTGGTGAAGTATCGTCTTCTATGATTGACAAAGTTCCTAACACATTGGAGAAGGTACTTGTCTTCTATGTTCATTTCGGTTCTGTATGATACTGCACAATGGGTGTTTGATTTCATACAACATAagcattattttatctttttaggtATATTCTAAATCCAccaattttgtttcttttttactaGGATCAGTGACATCAATTGATGTTAAATTTGAATGACAAATGTCTTTATATTTGTGTTTAAAATTCAGTGTCTCTAGAACAATAAAATCCATTGGTGAGTTAGGGCATGAAATTATGTGTATTAAAGATTTCTTAGGAagattatgaatgtttgaaacaTGCTGTTCTTAAATTTATTTGTATGCACTAACATCAACAGCACATGTGGTGAAATAAATCTTGTTATTATGTCAATGTTTCTTAAATTGTCTTTTGACTTTGTAGCTCACAAGAAAAAGGTGTTTCTATGTTAAAAACATGTTTGCGGAAAATGTAATTCTTCATGTAGTATGGTAACCTTTTCAGGAATGTGCATGAGTTTTATCACGTTGACTAGCTAATCACCGAGTGTTGTATATGGTTATGTTCTGGTATAATTGAATATTGATTGCTATAGCATTCAGCTTATAGTGCATATTTGGTGCTTGCTAATATTTAAGTTGTGTTGCAGCACCAAAATTTTACTTATAAAGATAGAGCTGCTGCGAGGAGAACGTTATATGGTGATTTCAGTATAGGTCCTGGACAAAAGGACACTGAGAATAGATCTTTTGATGAAGCAAGCTCACCTTCACGATATTCCAGTGCAGAAGATGCTGCTGCAGAAGCCATAAATATGTCATTTGGAAGTGGAAGTTATGCCAGAAG
Protein-coding sequences here:
- the LOC103976623 gene encoding LOB domain-containing protein 25 — translated: MASSSSSSNSPCAACKFLRRKCMPGCIFEPYFPPEEPQKFANVHKVFGASNVTKLLNELLPHQREDAVNSLAYEAEARVKDPVYGCVGAISVLQRQVQRLQKELDAANAELLRYACNEIPMGLTVPPTMASPMMDYPRIEYCRRTGTDGGSPLCPAPALALPSLPPWSGNDFPGDHENSNPVAMQITACELQNDHKATNLSSLR
- the LOC135585088 gene encoding uncharacterized protein LOC135585088; the encoded protein is MAGPEQDDGCGGEFERDRQTHASSSFVWDDGSKLYYHASSGFYHDPSAGWYYSSRDGLYYTFEDGRYIPLPCDENGKETQALENARCDSPWTTQDKASGVEENPTADGMVYPPSEWLEETLIDLYLSGCSNRNAHADVSSTCLQTDDASSEEKNWQAQYGQVVRSDDEGMPCFPVVDLWDWEMVTKPVKKSNIVSKLIGRTVRCSNKLHPSVSAGGLVKTAAIDAVHLDLVHVASGKVYRLRSPNRRYLASISTFDSSNPTKDWGFPDLYANFQSVVFHTLDPKCQSYLANEVIGEVSSSMIDKVPNTLEKHQNFTYKDRAAARRTLYGDFSIGPGQKDTENRSFDEASSPSRYSSAEDAAAEAINMSFGSGSYARRILENMGWNDGEGLGNSRKGILEPLRAVGNKGCAGLGWSDSLRHAS